In the Thermodesulfobacteriota bacterium genome, one interval contains:
- a CDS encoding formate dehydrogenase accessory sulfurtransferase FdhD: MARLPDDDRTGSGMPAVLRYDGRRLVPVSHTPIPELSVSLSVNGAPFANLLASPHDLHYLVSGFLRLQGVIRTPADLLSLTVLEQQGSVSVRIRGEAPGPLAPDVSVRSVLLPGSGPFFRPEAIFRTMGALARHEDGCREYGGIHRAGAGDGERLLLSAEDIGRHNAVDRIAGEALLKGIDLSGRILAVTGRVSSGVAAKAGFLGVSTIVSQTCPTESAIRSCGERGITLVGCVRGGRFNVYSHPERIATSGASGRIPGVTGAILSGGPSYRMGCDKALLPYRGGRFIEAIHRKMAELFDEVIVVGVEPEQYDFMPCRLVPDRFPGMGALGGIHSALFHSATDRVFVVACDMPYVKGDLIRFLCSLAEDSDVVVPEGESGPVPLHALYRKSALPALEDALRDGRRGLDSFHDRLRVRRVARETVDRFDPGLSAFRNINTPEDYFRFRREGEFPPG, from the coding sequence ATGGCGAGGCTTCCCGACGACGACCGGACGGGGAGCGGCATGCCGGCGGTCTTGCGCTACGACGGGCGCCGCCTGGTCCCCGTCTCCCATACCCCGATTCCGGAACTCTCCGTTTCCCTCTCGGTGAACGGCGCGCCTTTCGCCAATCTGCTCGCCTCCCCGCACGACCTTCATTACCTCGTCTCCGGATTCCTCAGACTTCAAGGGGTGATCCGCACGCCGGCCGACCTTCTTTCCCTGACGGTCCTCGAGCAGCAGGGCTCCGTGAGCGTACGGATCCGGGGAGAGGCGCCCGGCCCGCTCGCTCCGGACGTGTCCGTCCGAAGCGTCCTGCTGCCGGGGTCCGGCCCGTTCTTCCGGCCTGAGGCGATCTTCCGGACCATGGGGGCGTTGGCGCGGCACGAGGACGGATGCCGCGAGTACGGCGGGATCCACCGAGCGGGCGCGGGAGACGGGGAGCGCCTACTCCTCTCCGCGGAGGACATCGGCCGGCACAACGCCGTCGACCGGATCGCGGGCGAGGCGCTTTTAAAGGGAATCGACCTTTCCGGCAGGATCCTTGCGGTCACCGGGCGGGTTTCCTCGGGTGTGGCGGCGAAAGCCGGCTTCCTGGGCGTCTCCACGATCGTTTCGCAGACCTGCCCGACCGAGTCGGCCATCCGGAGCTGCGGGGAGCGGGGGATCACACTCGTCGGCTGCGTCCGGGGGGGGCGGTTCAACGTCTACTCCCATCCGGAGCGGATCGCCACATCCGGAGCATCCGGACGGATCCCGGGCGTCACCGGAGCGATCCTGTCCGGCGGGCCTTCCTATCGGATGGGGTGCGACAAGGCGCTGCTTCCGTACCGGGGGGGGCGGTTCATCGAGGCGATCCACCGGAAGATGGCGGAGCTGTTCGACGAGGTCATCGTCGTCGGCGTCGAGCCGGAGCAGTACGACTTCATGCCGTGCCGCCTTGTCCCGGACCGGTTCCCGGGCATGGGTGCGCTGGGGGGGATCCATTCCGCCCTGTTCCACAGCGCGACGGACCGGGTCTTCGTGGTCGCCTGCGACATGCCGTACGTCAAGGGGGACCTGATCCGGTTCCTGTGCTCTCTTGCGGAAGATTCCGACGTGGTCGTCCCGGAAGGGGAGTCCGGGCCGGTGCCGCTCCACGCCCTGTACCGGAAAAGCGCGCTCCCCGCCCTGGAGGATGCGCTGCGGGACGGGCGGCGGGGGCTGGATTCCTTCCACGACAGGCTGCGGGTCCGCCGTGTCGCGCGGGAAACCGTGGACCGGTTCGATCCGGGGCTGTCCGCCTTCCGGAACATCAACACGCCGGAGGATTATTTCCGGTTCCGCCGGGAAGGGGAGTTCCCGCCGGGGTAG
- a CDS encoding radical SAM protein: MPNKDILLIHPPAVKPAEPPLGTAVLLSHLGKRGIRAAAIDANLESYLYLLGEERLSAAAGGAPSTHVRRALRHAPGSLSFLRSPAAAESYPRYAAAVRHLGGALSAHRGPSGAERLTLGDYLHEELSEFSPEALSLLASGEKETIFSGYFRCLAERIREMRPGIVAISIHYRHQVLPAFELAGLLRRRLPESKILGGGGMISSWRKALRREGLGFSPFHAVGFGPGERALADAAAGIPGGSVFLEEDGEVEFLPDYRFASLPDYLSPEPVLPVASSRGCWWGKCAFCPEAVAPVHPFRAADADAFPALLRELSLRYGVSRFHLTDNAIPPAVLRSMAARKELLRGIRWHGFARFGPELLDPGLVADLADAGCGMLQLGLESGSQRLLDRMGKGTRVAEAAKVLSNLSRAGISSYVYVMLGFPGETRDDAERTRCFLADRAGEIGWLNLSILNLPRDAEGTCPEYCDPEEPLGLYRPVPEGDGWGRAQARRFLQRELLGEAAIREIAGRTPPWFTSSHAFFFRPGAA, translated from the coding sequence ATGCCGAATAAGGACATCCTGCTGATCCACCCCCCCGCGGTGAAGCCCGCCGAGCCCCCCTTGGGCACGGCGGTCCTCCTTTCGCACCTGGGAAAGAGGGGGATCCGCGCCGCCGCGATCGACGCGAACCTCGAGTCGTACCTTTACCTTTTGGGGGAGGAGCGGCTGTCGGCCGCCGCGGGAGGCGCTCCCTCGACGCACGTGCGGCGCGCCTTGCGGCATGCGCCGGGCTCGCTCTCCTTCCTGCGCTCCCCCGCCGCCGCAGAATCCTATCCAAGGTACGCCGCCGCGGTTCGCCACCTGGGCGGGGCGCTTTCCGCGCACCGTGGGCCGTCGGGCGCGGAGCGGCTGACGCTGGGCGACTACCTCCACGAGGAGCTGTCGGAATTCTCGCCCGAAGCCCTTTCGCTGCTGGCGTCCGGCGAAAAGGAAACGATATTTTCCGGGTACTTCCGATGCCTCGCGGAGCGGATCCGGGAGATGCGCCCCGGAATCGTGGCAATCTCGATCCATTACCGCCACCAGGTCCTCCCCGCATTCGAGCTCGCGGGGCTCCTCCGGCGCCGCCTGCCCGAGTCGAAGATCCTGGGCGGCGGCGGGATGATCTCCTCCTGGAGGAAGGCGCTCCGCAGGGAAGGGCTGGGCTTTTCGCCTTTCCACGCGGTCGGCTTCGGGCCGGGAGAGCGGGCGCTGGCGGACGCGGCGGCCGGCATCCCCGGGGGATCGGTGTTCCTCGAGGAGGACGGTGAGGTCGAATTCCTTCCCGACTACCGGTTCGCCTCCCTGCCGGACTACCTTTCCCCGGAGCCCGTGCTTCCCGTCGCCTCCTCCCGGGGCTGCTGGTGGGGGAAGTGCGCCTTCTGCCCGGAAGCGGTGGCGCCGGTGCACCCGTTCCGCGCCGCGGACGCCGACGCCTTCCCTGCGCTCCTGCGAGAGCTGTCGCTGCGCTACGGTGTGTCCCGGTTCCACCTCACGGACAACGCGATCCCCCCGGCCGTTCTGCGGTCGATGGCGGCCCGCAAGGAGCTGCTGCGCGGGATCCGGTGGCACGGCTTCGCCCGTTTCGGCCCGGAGCTCCTCGACCCGGGGCTCGTCGCGGACCTTGCGGATGCGGGATGCGGGATGCTCCAGCTCGGACTGGAGAGCGGCTCGCAGCGGCTTCTCGACCGGATGGGGAAGGGGACACGCGTCGCGGAGGCGGCGAAGGTCCTGTCGAACCTGTCGCGGGCGGGGATCTCCTCCTACGTGTACGTGATGCTCGGGTTCCCGGGGGAGACGCGCGACGACGCCGAGCGGACCCGCTGCTTCCTTGCGGACCGCGCCGGGGAGATAGGTTGGCTGAATCTGTCGATCCTGAACCTGCCGCGCGACGCCGAAGGGACGTGTCCGGAGTATTGCGATCCGGAGGAGCCGCTGGGGCTGTACCGGCCAGTGCCGGAGGGCGACGGGTGGGGCAGGGCGCAGGCGCGCCGATTCCTGCAAAGGGAGCTGCTGGGGGAAGCGGCGATCCGGGAGATCGCGGGGCGGACTCCGCCCTGGTTCACATCCAGCCACGCCTTTTTCTTCCGGCCCGGCGCC
- a CDS encoding agmatine deiminase family protein, with protein sequence MPAEWEPHEATWLGWPHNPTDWPGKFAPVPWVYGEMVRRIVAGETARIIVESAAHEAKARRLLARVGVDPARVEYFRFPTDRGWTRDSGPIFVRRGRPAPEVAVASFRFNAWAKYPDWKKDGRVPERAARALGLRLLRPKAGDREVVLEGGAIDVNGRGSLLATEECLLDPRVQVRNPGMTRGELEGVFREVLGAGNTIWLGKGIAGDDTHGHVDDLCRFVGPGTVVLCRERCPDDPNHRALEENRERLEGARLEDGSRLEVVPLPMPAPLHMDGVRLPASYANFYICNAAVLVPTFNDPNDRVALGILAERFADRPVIGIHAVDLVWGLGAVHCLTQQQPAGGAFRKESGA encoded by the coding sequence ATGCCGGCCGAATGGGAGCCGCACGAGGCGACCTGGCTCGGCTGGCCCCACAACCCGACGGACTGGCCCGGCAAGTTCGCCCCCGTTCCCTGGGTCTACGGGGAGATGGTCCGCAGGATCGTTGCAGGCGAGACCGCCAGGATCATCGTGGAATCCGCGGCCCACGAGGCGAAGGCCCGCCGCCTGCTGGCGCGCGTGGGAGTGGACCCGGCCCGGGTCGAGTATTTCCGCTTTCCCACGGACCGCGGCTGGACGCGCGACTCCGGCCCGATCTTCGTCCGGCGCGGGCGCCCTGCCCCCGAGGTGGCCGTCGCGTCGTTCCGGTTCAACGCCTGGGCGAAATATCCCGACTGGAAAAAGGACGGGCGCGTGCCGGAACGGGCCGCCAGGGCTTTGGGGCTGCGCCTGTTGCGGCCCAAGGCGGGGGACCGCGAGGTCGTGCTGGAAGGAGGTGCGATCGACGTCAACGGGCGCGGGTCGCTGCTCGCCACCGAGGAATGCCTCCTCGATCCCCGGGTCCAGGTCCGGAACCCCGGGATGACCCGCGGGGAGCTCGAGGGCGTCTTCCGCGAGGTCCTCGGGGCCGGCAACACGATCTGGCTGGGGAAGGGGATCGCCGGAGACGATACGCACGGCCATGTCGACGACCTGTGCCGGTTCGTCGGCCCCGGAACCGTCGTCCTGTGCCGCGAGAGGTGCCCGGACGACCCGAACCACCGCGCGCTGGAGGAGAATCGGGAGCGGCTGGAGGGGGCGCGGCTGGAGGACGGCTCCCGCCTCGAGGTCGTCCCGCTGCCGATGCCGGCACCGCTGCACATGGACGGCGTCCGGCTCCCCGCCAGCTATGCGAACTTCTACATTTGTAACGCCGCCGTCCTGGTCCCCACCTTCAACGACCCGAACGATCGCGTCGCCCTGGGGATCCTGGCGGAGCGGTTCGCCGACCGCCCGGTGATCGGGATCCACGCCGTGGACCTTGTTTGGGGGCTCGGCGCCGTCCACTGCCTGACGCAGCAGCAGCCGGCCGGCGGCGCCTTCCGAAAGGAGTCCGGAGCATGA
- a CDS encoding amino acid--tRNA ligase-related protein, translating into MSGGHDNAETWRRLADGRLSWDGLRARAEILHGIRSFFRRRGFLEVDPPIASPCPNIDPNIYPVRIEDAAGKAARFYLHTSPELAMKKLLAAGSGNIFFLGKVFRDREGSPLHSPEFTMLEWYRLGNVEAVMNDVEELVRELASGICGGKALRRGGREIPIDRPWDRRELSEAFRELLGAEMTDGEGLRAALSRRGFRPGADESAEELFFRACIEAIEPDAAKRGACFLTGFPAALGAMARRRTEDPSIAER; encoded by the coding sequence ATGTCCGGGGGACACGACAACGCGGAGACGTGGCGGCGCCTGGCGGACGGAAGGCTGTCCTGGGATGGGCTGCGGGCGAGAGCGGAGATTCTTCACGGGATCCGGTCGTTTTTCCGCCGCCGCGGATTCCTCGAGGTCGATCCGCCGATCGCCTCCCCCTGCCCGAACATCGACCCCAACATCTACCCGGTCCGGATCGAGGACGCCGCGGGGAAGGCGGCCCGCTTCTACCTGCACACCTCCCCGGAACTCGCCATGAAGAAGCTGCTCGCCGCGGGCTCCGGAAACATCTTCTTCCTGGGCAAGGTGTTCCGGGACCGGGAAGGGTCGCCTCTCCACTCCCCCGAGTTCACCATGCTCGAGTGGTACCGGCTCGGCAACGTCGAGGCCGTGATGAACGACGTGGAAGAGCTGGTCCGGGAACTGGCGTCGGGGATCTGCGGCGGGAAGGCCCTCCGCCGCGGCGGAAGGGAAATCCCGATCGATCGTCCCTGGGACCGCAGGGAGCTTTCCGAAGCGTTCCGGGAGCTGCTCGGAGCGGAAATGACCGACGGAGAGGGCTTGCGGGCCGCCCTTTCCCGGCGCGGCTTCCGGCCCGGCGCGGACGAATCCGCGGAGGAGCTGTTCTTCCGCGCGTGCATCGAGGCGATCGAGCCCGACGCGGCGAAGCGGGGCGCCTGCTTCCTGACCGGCTTCCCCGCCGCCCTGGGCGCGATGGCCCGGCGGCGCACGGAAGACCCCTCGATCGCGGAGCG
- a CDS encoding PAS domain S-box protein, whose product MEKPPHNAAESGEAASLRSRLKNLSGQMFVSLVENSPDLIGIATLDGELFYLNPAGRKLLGLENAPVPPGIRVQDFISEKHRAKFQYQLQRLARTGTWQGEGRAVHFRTGARIPLETHAFLVRDPDNGAPIAMASISHDITDRRRVENALRVSEEKFWNAFRISPDSVNINRLRDGMFVEINEGFTRLLGYELDEVIGKTSEELGIWARPEDREELLRRLDRDGVVQDFESVFRRKNGRLGTGLMSARALVMDGEPFILSITRDITERVKLEEQLRQAQKMEAVGRLAGGIAHDFNNLLTVILGYCDVLLSRLPPGDRSAEEIREIQKAGDAAAALTGQLLAFGRKQVLNLRPTAINALVSEMENMLQRVLGETISLKTRLEPELWTVRADRNQLQQVVMNLAINARDAMPAGGDLEIETRNADVDKDCPARPPDCPPGKYALLSVADTGHGMDEDTAREIFEPFFTTRELGKGTGLGLSTVHGIVRQSGGFIEVETRPGGGSTFRVFLPRVEAPVETLPAGNAPAKARGGGETILLVEDSDVVRFYAVEILKVGGYNVLVAENGEDALRIAAEHPLPVDLLVTDLVMPGLNGKELADRLGASQPGLKVLFVSGYPEQASGKKRLVEDGSHFLGKPFKPNELLETVRRILDA is encoded by the coding sequence ATGGAAAAACCGCCGCACAACGCCGCCGAATCCGGAGAGGCCGCATCCCTTCGTTCCCGGCTGAAGAACCTCTCGGGGCAGATGTTCGTCTCCCTCGTCGAGAACAGCCCGGACCTCATCGGAATCGCGACGCTCGACGGCGAGCTGTTCTACCTCAATCCCGCCGGCCGGAAGCTCCTCGGGCTGGAAAACGCTCCCGTGCCTCCGGGGATCCGGGTCCAGGACTTTATCTCGGAGAAGCACCGAGCCAAGTTCCAGTACCAGCTCCAGCGGCTGGCCCGAACGGGGACCTGGCAGGGGGAAGGGAGAGCGGTCCACTTCCGCACCGGCGCAAGGATCCCGCTCGAGACGCACGCGTTCCTGGTCCGGGACCCCGACAACGGAGCGCCGATCGCCATGGCGAGCATCAGCCACGACATCACCGACCGCAGGCGCGTGGAGAACGCGCTGCGGGTATCGGAGGAGAAGTTCTGGAACGCCTTCCGGATCTCGCCGGACTCCGTGAACATCAACCGCCTGCGGGACGGGATGTTCGTCGAGATCAACGAGGGATTCACACGGCTGCTCGGATACGAGCTCGACGAGGTGATCGGAAAGACTTCGGAGGAGCTCGGCATCTGGGCCCGCCCCGAGGACCGCGAAGAGCTCCTCCGGCGGCTCGACCGGGACGGCGTGGTGCAGGACTTCGAGAGCGTGTTCCGCCGGAAGAACGGGCGGCTCGGCACGGGGCTGATGTCGGCGCGCGCGCTCGTGATGGACGGGGAGCCTTTCATCCTCTCGATCACCCGCGACATCACGGAGCGGGTGAAGCTGGAGGAGCAGCTCCGGCAGGCGCAGAAGATGGAGGCCGTGGGGCGCCTCGCGGGAGGGATCGCGCACGACTTCAACAACCTGCTGACCGTGATCCTCGGCTACTGCGACGTTCTGCTGTCCCGCCTGCCTCCGGGGGACCGGTCGGCCGAAGAGATCCGGGAGATCCAGAAGGCGGGGGACGCCGCGGCCGCCCTGACCGGGCAGCTCCTCGCGTTCGGACGGAAGCAGGTGCTGAACCTGCGGCCGACGGCGATCAACGCCCTCGTGTCGGAGATGGAGAACATGCTGCAGAGGGTCCTCGGCGAGACGATCTCGCTGAAGACCCGGCTCGAGCCGGAGCTGTGGACGGTGCGGGCGGACAGGAACCAGCTCCAGCAGGTGGTGATGAACCTGGCGATCAACGCGAGGGACGCGATGCCGGCCGGCGGCGACCTGGAGATCGAGACCCGGAACGCCGATGTGGACAAGGACTGCCCGGCGAGGCCGCCGGACTGCCCGCCCGGGAAATACGCCCTCCTTTCGGTGGCCGACACGGGGCACGGGATGGACGAGGATACGGCGCGCGAGATCTTCGAGCCTTTCTTCACGACCCGGGAGCTGGGGAAAGGAACGGGGCTGGGGCTTTCGACGGTGCACGGCATCGTCCGCCAGAGCGGAGGCTTCATCGAGGTGGAGACCCGTCCCGGCGGCGGCAGCACCTTCCGGGTGTTCCTCCCCCGGGTGGAGGCGCCCGTGGAGACCTTGCCCGCGGGGAACGCGCCGGCGAAGGCGCGGGGAGGAGGCGAGACGATCCTGCTGGTCGAGGATTCCGACGTCGTGCGGTTCTACGCCGTCGAGATCCTGAAGGTCGGCGGTTACAACGTGCTGGTCGCGGAGAACGGGGAGGACGCGCTTCGCATCGCGGCGGAGCATCCCCTGCCGGTCGACCTCCTCGTCACCGACCTGGTGATGCCCGGGCTGAACGGCAAGGAGCTCGCCGACCGGCTCGGGGCGTCGCAGCCCGGGCTGAAGGTCCTCTTCGTCTCCGGATACCCGGAGCAGGCCTCCGGGAAGAAGCGGCTGGTCGAGGACGGGTCGCACTTCCTCGGGAAGCCGTTCAAGCCGAACGAGCTCCTCGAGACGGTCCGGAGGATCCTCGACGCCTGA
- a CDS encoding PAS domain-containing protein, with amino-acid sequence MADLQTAPVTSPDGDYFKALFDAVPSPVFIVDADVRILDYNEAAAGMLGPDRSSQLMKRGGEALHCLHADETPEGCGHAGDCKDCLVRNSVGAAIRDGRIVRAKTRMELRAGASDETVTLDLLVTAAPFTFNGMPLSLLILEDISELTRLREIIPICSYCKKIRNDAGYWQSVEDYISRNTGFDFSHAICGPCLEKHYGSVLKK; translated from the coding sequence ATGGCGGATCTCCAAACGGCGCCTGTCACTTCTCCGGACGGCGATTACTTCAAAGCCCTGTTCGACGCGGTTCCGTCACCCGTCTTCATCGTTGACGCGGACGTCCGGATCCTCGATTACAACGAGGCGGCCGCCGGCATGCTCGGCCCGGACCGGTCGTCGCAGCTCATGAAGCGCGGAGGCGAGGCCCTTCATTGCCTGCATGCCGACGAAACCCCCGAGGGATGCGGGCATGCCGGGGACTGCAAGGACTGCCTCGTCCGGAATTCGGTCGGCGCGGCAATCCGCGACGGAAGGATCGTCCGCGCGAAGACCCGGATGGAGCTGCGGGCCGGGGCGTCGGATGAAACGGTGACGCTGGATCTCCTCGTCACCGCGGCTCCTTTCACCTTCAATGGGATGCCGCTCTCCCTCCTGATCCTGGAGGACATCAGCGAGCTGACGCGCCTCCGGGAGATCATCCCCATCTGCTCCTACTGCAAGAAGATCCGGAACGACGCGGGTTACTGGCAGTCCGTGGAGGATTACATCAGCAGGAACACCGGCTTCGACTTCTCCCACGCCATTTGCGGCCCCTGCCTGGAGAAGCATTACGGCAGCGTCTTGAAGAAGTAA
- a CDS encoding carbon-nitrogen hydrolase — protein sequence METRFVVALLQMSMGPDPAENLEKGLAMLREAAGRGAQVVCLPELFRTRYFCQREDADFFDLAEPVPGPTTDALARAARETGCVVVAPVFERRAAGLYHNSLAVLDADGTVAGIYRKMHIPDDPSYYEKFYFTPGDLGFRAFDTRAGRIGALICWDQWYPEGARLTALAGAGVLFYPTAIGWHPHEKATHGPRQLDAWRTVQRGHAVANGVYVAAVNRVGREVPEDGGAGIEFWGSSFVCDPQGAVLAEGSADREEILLAEVDFAHIEEIRRNWPFLRDRRIDAYGGITLRYLDEGAGEKKR from the coding sequence ATGGAGACGCGGTTCGTCGTGGCGCTTCTGCAGATGTCCATGGGGCCGGACCCGGCGGAAAATCTGGAGAAAGGGCTGGCGATGCTCCGCGAGGCCGCCGGGCGGGGGGCGCAGGTCGTCTGCCTCCCCGAGCTGTTCCGCACACGCTACTTCTGCCAGCGGGAGGACGCCGACTTCTTCGACCTGGCGGAGCCGGTACCGGGCCCGACCACCGACGCCCTGGCGCGCGCCGCGCGGGAGACGGGATGCGTCGTCGTCGCGCCGGTCTTCGAGCGGCGGGCCGCGGGCCTCTACCACAACTCGCTGGCCGTCCTCGACGCGGACGGAACGGTCGCGGGGATCTACCGGAAGATGCACATCCCCGACGACCCGTCGTACTACGAGAAGTTCTATTTCACGCCGGGGGACCTCGGGTTCCGCGCCTTCGACACCCGCGCGGGCCGCATCGGGGCGCTCATCTGCTGGGACCAGTGGTACCCGGAAGGCGCGCGGCTCACCGCGCTCGCCGGGGCGGGCGTCCTTTTCTATCCCACCGCCATCGGGTGGCATCCCCACGAAAAAGCGACCCACGGCCCGCGGCAGCTCGACGCGTGGAGGACCGTGCAGCGGGGGCATGCCGTCGCCAACGGGGTGTACGTGGCGGCGGTCAACCGGGTGGGGAGGGAGGTCCCGGAGGACGGCGGGGCGGGGATCGAGTTCTGGGGGTCTTCTTTCGTTTGCGATCCGCAGGGGGCGGTTCTCGCGGAGGGGTCCGCGGACCGGGAGGAGATCCTGCTCGCCGAGGTCGATTTCGCGCACATCGAGGAGATCCGGAGGAACTGGCCGTTCCTCCGGGATCGCCGGATCGACGCCTACGGCGGGATCACGCTCCGGTACCTGGACGAAGGCGCCGGAGAGAAGAAACGGTGA